The Candidatus Omnitrophota bacterium genome has a segment encoding these proteins:
- the mfd gene encoding transcription-repair coupling factor produces MFDSIKIYLNEEIDTEKLLSDIVEYGYRSCRRVAEEGDFAAVGDTITVYPVTFEYPLRIELEGNCVKKIRSLDPLTYEVIQDHSVAILLPIRGIFKHKIEGRRRGTSGESPIDNFVDIESGDYVVHVDHGIGRYMGVEKVKVEKRYTDHFVIEYADGDKLYVPHTDLHKIQKYLGFERRPPKLYKLGAKIWARVKERARKGVEKVAVELLDLQARRAASQGFAFSKDTEWQKELEAAFPYKETPDQTRATAELKLDMEARKPMDRLLCGDVGYGKTEVALRSAFKAVMNNKQVAILVPTTILAEQHFNTFSSRMKKYPVNVEMLSRFRTTGEQSRIIEGVASGAVDIIIGTHRLLSRDMRFKDLGLVIIDEEQRFGVRHKEHLKKLRATVDILTLTATPIPRTLYLALMGGRDISVINTPPSERLPVETVVTHYDEKLIREAVMREKGRGGQVFFLHNRVQDIEVIARSLKALVPEAKIVVAHGQMSERLLEETMLKFIKGGIDCLVSTTIIESGIDIPNANTIIINRADTFGLADLYQLRGRVGRFTRKAYAYLLIPKRFVLSQESQKRLHAIMKFQELGSGFKLAMEDLEIRGAGNLLGVEQHGYIHAVGFDLYCRLLKSAIDGYGKER; encoded by the coding sequence ATGTTCGACTCCATAAAGATCTACCTGAACGAAGAGATCGACACCGAGAAATTGCTTTCGGATATCGTCGAATACGGCTATCGTTCGTGCAGGAGGGTCGCCGAAGAAGGCGACTTTGCCGCCGTAGGAGACACGATCACCGTCTATCCCGTCACCTTCGAGTATCCGCTCCGGATAGAGCTCGAAGGGAACTGCGTTAAAAAGATCCGCAGCCTCGACCCGCTGACCTACGAGGTCATACAGGACCACTCCGTCGCGATACTCCTTCCCATACGCGGCATATTCAAACATAAGATAGAGGGCCGGCGCCGCGGCACCTCCGGTGAATCCCCGATAGACAACTTCGTAGATATAGAATCGGGCGACTACGTCGTGCATGTGGACCACGGCATAGGCCGTTACATGGGGGTGGAGAAGGTAAAGGTCGAAAAGAGATACACAGACCATTTCGTCATAGAGTACGCCGACGGCGACAAGCTTTACGTCCCGCACACAGACCTCCATAAGATACAGAAATATCTCGGTTTCGAAAGAAGACCCCCCAAGCTCTATAAGCTCGGTGCGAAGATATGGGCCCGCGTCAAGGAGCGGGCCAGGAAGGGCGTGGAGAAGGTGGCCGTAGAGCTCCTCGATCTGCAGGCGCGCCGCGCCGCCAGCCAGGGGTTCGCCTTCTCGAAAGATACCGAATGGCAGAAGGAGCTCGAGGCGGCGTTCCCGTATAAGGAGACGCCCGACCAGACGCGCGCGACCGCGGAATTGAAACTGGACATGGAGGCCCGGAAACCGATGGACCGTCTCCTGTGCGGCGATGTCGGATACGGGAAGACGGAAGTGGCCCTCCGGTCGGCATTCAAGGCGGTGATGAACAATAAACAGGTCGCCATCCTCGTGCCGACCACGATACTCGCGGAACAGCATTTCAATACCTTCTCCTCCCGTATGAAAAAGTATCCCGTGAACGTAGAGATGCTGTCGCGGTTCAGGACGACGGGCGAGCAGTCACGTATAATCGAAGGAGTCGCGAGCGGGGCCGTGGACATCATCATAGGTACCCACCGTCTGCTCTCCCGCGATATGCGTTTCAAGGACCTGGGCCTCGTGATCATAGATGAGGAACAGCGGTTCGGCGTGCGTCACAAGGAGCACCTCAAGAAGCTCCGCGCGACCGTGGACATACTGACCCTTACCGCGACGCCCATACCCAGGACGCTCTACCTGGCGCTCATGGGCGGCAGGGATATATCCGTAATAAATACGCCGCCGTCCGAGCGTCTTCCGGTCGAGACGGTAGTGACGCATTACGACGAGAAACTCATACGCGAGGCGGTCATGCGCGAGAAAGGGCGGGGCGGGCAGGTCTTCTTTCTCCATAACAGGGTCCAGGATATCGAGGTGATCGCCCGCTCGCTGAAGGCGCTTGTGCCGGAGGCGAAGATAGTGGTCGCGCACGGCCAGATGTCGGAACGGCTTCTCGAGGAGACGATGCTGAAGTTCATAAAAGGCGGGATCGACTGCCTCGTCTCTACGACGATCATCGAGTCCGGGATAGACATACCGAATGCCAATACCATAATAATAAACAGGGCCGATACCTTCGGCCTGGCCGACCTTTATCAGCTCCGGGGCAGGGTAGGCCGGTTCACGCGCAAGGCGTACGCGTACCTCCTGATCCCGAAGAGGTTCGTCCTGAGCCAGGAGTCGCAGAAACGGCTCCACGCTATCATGAAATTCCAGGAGCTCGGCTCCGGGTTCAAGCTGGCCATGGAGGACCTCGAGATACGCGGGGCGGGGAACCTGCTCGGCGTAGAGCAGCACGGCTACATACACGCGGTCGGGTTCGACCTCTATTGCCGCCTCCTCAAGAGCGCCATCGATGGGTATGGAAAGGAAAGGTAG
- the argS gene encoding arginine--tRNA ligase, with the protein MHYGGIESRIISVLERSVKKALADLNASAVLPDGVKPELEIPKERSHGDLASNIALRLSKAAGQNPLVIAEHIKRSFEEDLASSHIKGEIDRVEIKPPGFINFFLSGAHLYKSLLEIKRKKGNFGRMALGRKTKLQVEFVSANPTGPLTIAHARQAAIGDSLANILEFAGYKVTREYYINDEGTQMDILGNSIRVRYLELCGVKEDFPQDGYKGSYVMDIAKDLKKKFGRKYIKENKLDPFREFGLAWIMRDIRDDLKSFGVDFDVWYSQRRLRKSGKIDRVIAVLKEKGYIYEKEGAVWFKSSAFGDDKDRVVFKSDGKMTYLTSDIAYHLDKYRRGFKRIVDIWGPDHHGYIPRMKAAVAALGYHAGSLSVLIVQLATLFRNGQVVSMSTRAGEFVTLREVREEVGKDVARFCFLMRRISSHLDFDLESVKKESMENPVYYIQYAHARIWSILDYGKKIRGPAKYDSSLLKEAEELELLRIMRRFPLIVALSSDSLDPYIVLQYLQDLAAIFHSFYTKHRVVSDDLELTRARLVLVDCARIVLANGLGLLGVSLPKKM; encoded by the coding sequence ATGCATTATGGCGGGATCGAAAGCAGGATAATCTCGGTTTTGGAGCGGTCCGTAAAGAAGGCCCTCGCGGACCTCAATGCCTCCGCGGTCCTCCCGGATGGCGTGAAGCCCGAACTGGAGATCCCGAAAGAGAGGTCGCACGGCGACCTGGCTTCGAATATCGCCCTCAGGTTATCCAAGGCCGCCGGCCAGAACCCTCTCGTTATCGCCGAACATATCAAAAGGTCATTCGAAGAAGATCTCGCCTCCTCCCATATAAAGGGCGAGATAGACCGCGTTGAGATAAAACCGCCCGGGTTCATCAATTTCTTTCTCAGCGGGGCCCACCTGTATAAGTCACTGCTTGAGATAAAGAGGAAGAAGGGCAATTTCGGGCGTATGGCCCTGGGGAGGAAGACGAAACTGCAGGTGGAATTCGTGAGCGCCAACCCCACCGGCCCCCTCACCATAGCGCATGCCCGCCAGGCAGCCATAGGGGACAGCCTCGCCAATATACTCGAATTCGCCGGCTACAAAGTCACCAGGGAATATTATATAAATGACGAAGGCACCCAGATGGATATACTGGGCAATTCCATCAGGGTCCGGTACCTTGAGCTTTGCGGGGTGAAGGAAGATTTCCCGCAGGACGGGTACAAGGGCTCCTATGTCATGGATATAGCGAAGGATCTCAAAAAGAAGTTCGGCAGGAAATATATCAAAGAGAATAAGCTCGACCCGTTCAGGGAGTTCGGGCTGGCCTGGATCATGCGCGACATAAGGGATGACCTGAAGAGCTTCGGAGTCGATTTTGACGTATGGTACAGCCAGAGGAGATTGCGTAAGTCCGGCAAGATAGACAGGGTGATCGCCGTACTGAAGGAGAAGGGATATATTTACGAAAAAGAAGGCGCCGTCTGGTTCAAGTCGAGCGCGTTCGGCGACGATAAGGACAGGGTGGTATTCAAGTCCGACGGCAAGATGACCTATCTCACCTCCGATATAGCCTACCATCTAGACAAATACAGGAGGGGTTTTAAACGCATAGTCGACATATGGGGCCCCGACCACCACGGATATATCCCGCGCATGAAGGCGGCGGTCGCGGCGCTCGGTTACCACGCCGGCTCTCTCTCCGTGCTCATAGTACAGCTCGCCACGCTCTTCAGGAACGGCCAGGTCGTCTCTATGTCCACCAGGGCCGGCGAGTTCGTGACCCTGCGCGAGGTGAGGGAGGAGGTCGGGAAGGATGTAGCCAGGTTCTGTTTCCTGATGAGAAGGATCTCGAGCCATCTCGACTTTGACCTTGAGTCGGTCAAGAAAGAGTCGATGGAGAACCCCGTCTATTATATCCAGTACGCTCATGCCAGGATATGGTCGATCCTCGATTACGGTAAAAAGATAAGGGGGCCGGCGAAGTATGATTCATCCCTGCTTAAAGAAGCGGAAGAGCTCGAGCTCCTGCGCATAATGCGCAGGTTCCCTCTCATCGTGGCCCTGAGCTCGGATTCTCTCGACCCGTATATAGTGCTCCAATACCTGCAGGACCTTGCCGCTATCTTCCATTCCTTCTACACAAAGCACAGGGTTGTCAGCGACGATCTCGAATTGACGAGGGCGCGGCTCGTCCTGGTCGATTGCGCCAGGATAGTGCTCGCGAACGGCCTGGGCCTCCTCGGCGTCTCGCTCCCTAAAAAGATGTAG
- the rsfS gene encoding ribosome silencing factor, whose translation MIGKRKASAIARAASDKKGRDIVIMDMRKVPSVSDYFVVSSGTSTTQVKAISDNIRRVLREKGEKLWHSEGEREALWIVLDYGDVVAHIFGEETRHFYDLEKLWSDIPQERFREKTGKAVPRRKARVLKKKKKKKRARR comes from the coding sequence ATCATAGGGAAAAGGAAGGCCTCGGCGATCGCCAGGGCCGCATCGGATAAAAAAGGGCGCGACATAGTCATCATGGATATGCGCAAGGTCCCCAGCGTCTCGGACTATTTTGTCGTTTCGAGCGGCACATCCACTACGCAGGTAAAGGCCATATCGGACAATATCAGAAGAGTGCTGAGGGAAAAGGGCGAGAAGCTGTGGCATTCCGAAGGGGAGCGAGAGGCCCTCTGGATAGTGCTCGATTACGGCGATGTCGTGGCCCACATCTTCGGTGAAGAGACGAGACATTTTTATGATCTCGAAAAGCTGTGGAGCGATATACCGCAGGAGCGCTTCAGGGAGAAGACAGGGAAGGCCGTGCCCCGGAGGAAGGCGCGCGTCCTGAAGAAGAAAAAAAAGAAGAAGAGAGCCAGGCGTTAA
- a CDS encoding DUF5679 domain-containing protein — translation MAEIGYCVKCKAKKEMKDTQKVTMKNKRQAMKGKCTTCGTGMYKIMK, via the coding sequence ATGGCAGAGATAGGATATTGCGTAAAGTGCAAAGCCAAGAAAGAGATGAAGGACACCCAGAAAGTCACCATGAAGAACAAGCGCCAGGCAATGAAGGGCAAATGCACAACTTGCGGTACTGGGATGTATAAGATAATGAAATAA
- the nadD gene encoding nicotinate-nucleotide adenylyltransferase has translation MRIGILGGTFDPIHMGHLILAEEACFKLKLDKVIFVPTYLSPHKESGPVVSAEDRFRMTELAIEDNPALEASRFEIDARKRSYSIDTLKEFRAKYGQESQLYFITGSDSLKDLFSWKDVNEIFKISKFIVANRPGYPFQDVPKEVDTVVITPIEVSSHDIRKRVKEGRSIRYLVPEKVRRYIADHKLYR, from the coding sequence ATGCGCATAGGTATACTGGGAGGGACGTTCGACCCGATACACATGGGTCACCTGATACTTGCGGAAGAGGCATGTTTCAAGCTCAAGCTGGACAAGGTCATATTCGTCCCGACTTATCTATCGCCGCACAAAGAGTCGGGTCCCGTCGTCTCTGCCGAGGACCGCTTCAGGATGACGGAGCTGGCGATAGAGGATAACCCGGCCCTCGAGGCGTCGCGTTTCGAGATAGATGCCAGGAAAAGGTCGTATTCCATAGATACACTGAAGGAATTCAGGGCCAAATACGGCCAGGAGAGCCAGCTATATTTTATCACCGGGTCCGATTCCCTGAAGGACCTCTTCTCCTGGAAGGACGTGAACGAGATATTCAAGATATCCAAGTTCATCGTGGCGAACCGCCCCGGCTACCCTTTCCAGGATGTCCCGAAAGAGGTGGATACGGTGGTCATAACGCCCATAGAGGTCTCTTCGCACGACATAAGGAAGCGGGTAAAAGAGGGCAGGTCCATACGCTACCTGGTCCCCGAGAAGGTGCGCCGTTACATCGCGGATCATAAGTTATACCGGTAG
- a CDS encoding glutamate-5-semialdehyde dehydrogenase: protein MSARDNVKVMCNEAKEASRALALIDTAVKDKIIVSMADALRKNESSILRENEKDVARARERRLSGALIDRLLLDPSRIRKMADSLVSISRLKDPVGGLISSTRRPNGLRIEKVRVPIGVILIIYESRPNVTSDCAGLCLKSGNAVILRGGSEAIHSNIAVYEALEKAAISHGLPRGAMKMVRHTDRGIVDELLTQDGLIDLVMPRGGESLIREVAKRSRIPVIKHYKGVCHTYVDKAADLEMAREICLNAKVQRPGVCNAMETMLVHRKIAGEFLPGMLRRLIGEGVEIRGCAETRRIVRGVLPASEADWYTEYLDLILSVKVVKDVDGAIEHIMKYGSYHSDAIVTGDKKTAEKFLREVDSACVYVNASTRFTDGGEFGKGAEIGISTDKIHARGPMGLEELTSYKYVVRGNGQVRR from the coding sequence ATGAGCGCACGCGATAACGTTAAGGTGATGTGCAATGAGGCAAAAGAGGCCTCGAGGGCGCTGGCGCTCATCGATACGGCGGTCAAGGATAAGATCATCGTTTCGATGGCCGATGCCCTCAGGAAGAACGAGTCATCCATACTAAGGGAGAATGAAAAGGACGTCGCCCGGGCGCGCGAAAGACGGCTTTCCGGGGCCCTCATCGACAGACTGCTCCTGGACCCTTCAAGGATACGCAAAATGGCCGACTCGCTCGTCTCGATCTCCAGATTGAAAGATCCGGTCGGCGGCCTTATCTCAAGCACGCGCCGGCCCAACGGCCTCCGTATCGAAAAGGTGCGTGTCCCCATAGGGGTGATACTCATCATATACGAATCCCGCCCTAACGTGACGAGCGACTGCGCGGGGCTCTGCCTGAAGTCGGGTAACGCCGTGATCCTGAGAGGCGGGAGCGAGGCGATACATTCGAATATCGCCGTATACGAGGCGCTCGAGAAGGCGGCGATATCTCATGGGTTGCCCCGCGGGGCGATGAAGATGGTCCGGCATACCGACAGGGGCATAGTGGACGAGCTTTTGACGCAGGACGGGCTGATAGACCTCGTCATGCCGCGCGGAGGCGAATCCCTTATCAGGGAGGTGGCAAAGAGGTCGCGGATACCGGTCATCAAGCATTACAAGGGCGTATGCCACACCTACGTAGACAAGGCCGCAGACCTCGAGATGGCCCGGGAGATATGTCTCAATGCCAAGGTCCAGCGTCCGGGCGTCTGCAATGCCATGGAGACGATGCTTGTGCACAGGAAGATAGCGGGAGAGTTCCTCCCCGGCATGCTCAGGCGCCTGATAGGCGAGGGGGTGGAGATACGGGGATGCGCCGAGACGAGGCGCATCGTGAGGGGCGTGCTGCCCGCCTCCGAAGCCGACTGGTACACCGAGTACCTTGACCTGATCCTTTCGGTCAAGGTGGTGAAAGACGTAGACGGCGCCATAGAGCACATCATGAAGTACGGGTCGTACCATTCGGATGCCATAGTTACGGGCGACAAGAAGACGGCCGAAAAGTTTTTGCGTGAAGTCGATTCTGCCTGCGTGTATGTGAATGCCTCGACCCGTTTCACCGACGGCGGAGAGTTCGGGAAGGGCGCGGAAATAGGTATCTCTACCGACAAGATCCATGCCAGGGGCCCCATGGGGCTCGAAGAGCTGACGTCGTACAAGTACGTGGTGCGGGGGAACGGGCAGGTCCGGAGATGA
- the proB gene encoding glutamate 5-kinase, which translates to MAKYKRVVVKVGTKVITSKERTLDRERIRNLVEQLSDVRDRGTEVLLVTSGAIGAGMGLLGLKKRPALLSELQASAAIGQGHLMQFYSEYFRARSYLTGQILLTQEDLNDRKRYLNIKHTILALLGHGVIPVINENDTVSTDEIKCGDNDRLSALVADLCGADMLILLTDVDGLLDEDGRVIKFVEEINSRVAKLGGASRCDLGTGGMATKLAAARSACEAGMECVIANGTKKGIIPDILDGKAAGTAFKCQGVKFLAKKRWIAFSSRTKGRIEVDDGAREALSRKDRSLLASGVLAVSGDFSQGDAVSVVDRNGKEFARGLVNYSSEAAAKIKGLKTSAFKAVLGYKGPDEVIHKDNLVIL; encoded by the coding sequence ATGGCTAAATATAAGAGGGTAGTGGTAAAGGTAGGGACTAAGGTCATCACGTCAAAAGAGCGGACGCTCGACAGGGAGAGGATACGTAACCTCGTCGAGCAGCTATCCGACGTGAGAGACCGCGGGACGGAGGTCCTCCTGGTGACTTCGGGGGCCATCGGCGCCGGAATGGGGCTCCTCGGGTTGAAGAAGAGGCCTGCCCTCCTTTCGGAGCTTCAGGCCTCCGCGGCCATAGGGCAGGGCCACCTCATGCAATTTTACAGCGAGTACTTCAGGGCGCGCTCCTACCTTACGGGCCAGATACTCCTGACCCAGGAAGACCTTAACGACAGGAAGCGCTACCTTAATATCAAACACACCATACTCGCGCTTCTCGGCCACGGCGTCATCCCGGTCATAAACGAGAACGACACCGTTTCGACAGACGAGATAAAGTGCGGCGATAACGACCGCCTCTCCGCGCTCGTCGCGGACCTGTGCGGCGCGGATATGCTGATACTCCTTACCGATGTGGACGGCCTCCTGGACGAAGACGGACGTGTCATAAAGTTCGTGGAAGAGATAAACTCACGTGTAGCGAAGCTGGGCGGCGCAAGCCGCTGTGACCTCGGCACCGGCGGGATGGCCACCAAGCTCGCGGCCGCCAGGAGCGCATGCGAGGCGGGCATGGAATGCGTCATAGCCAACGGCACAAAGAAGGGCATCATACCCGACATACTGGACGGAAAGGCCGCAGGCACCGCATTCAAGTGCCAGGGAGTGAAGTTCCTCGCGAAGAAGAGGTGGATAGCGTTTTCATCCAGGACAAAAGGCCGTATCGAGGTGGATGACGGCGCCAGGGAAGCGCTCTCGCGGAAAGACAGGAGCCTCCTGGCATCCGGTGTGCTCGCGGTGAGCGGTGACTTCTCCCAGGGCGACGCCGTCAGCGTAGTCGACAGGAACGGAAAAGAGTTCGCCCGCGGGCTGGTTAACTACTCCTCGGAGGCGGCCGCCAAGATAAAGGGGCTGAAGACCTCCGCCTTCAAGGCCGTCCTGGGTTATAAGGGGCCCGACGAAGTCATACATAAAGACAACCTGGTGATATTATGA
- the obgE gene encoding GTPase ObgE, producing the protein MFIDETKIYIKAGSGGNGCHSFYRDKWNRVGWPDGGRGGDGGDVVFLVDRNVHTLLDFQYQQHFTAESGSHGSSSNKKGKRGTDLLVRVPAGTTIRDLTHDIVLRDLVKEGESVVIARGGHGGRGNSRGRSNEKGFPGEEKTIMLELKLIADAGIIGYPNAGKSTLISRISSAHPKIAGYPFTTKAPVLGVVKMYAGAHFVIAEIPGLIEGAHLGKGLGDRFLRHVERTKVLLHLVDISGWEGRDPAGDYRKLNKELKLYSRELGAKPQIVALNKTDLPEAKKNIQKFKKAFPRLKVFPVSAETGEGIKELLTAIYKKVRAERKNG; encoded by the coding sequence ATGTTCATAGATGAAACAAAGATCTACATCAAGGCCGGATCCGGCGGTAACGGCTGCCACAGCTTTTACCGCGATAAGTGGAACAGGGTCGGGTGGCCCGACGGAGGCAGGGGCGGTGACGGCGGAGATGTGGTCTTCCTTGTCGACAGGAACGTCCACACGCTTTTAGACTTCCAATATCAGCAGCACTTTACCGCAGAATCCGGATCGCACGGCAGCTCAAGCAATAAAAAAGGGAAGAGAGGGACGGACCTTTTAGTGAGGGTGCCGGCCGGCACCACCATAAGGGACCTGACCCATGATATAGTCCTGCGTGACCTCGTAAAAGAGGGCGAGTCGGTCGTCATCGCGCGGGGAGGGCACGGCGGTCGCGGGAATTCGCGCGGCCGGTCGAATGAAAAAGGCTTCCCCGGAGAAGAGAAGACGATCATGCTTGAGCTGAAGCTCATAGCCGACGCGGGGATCATCGGCTATCCGAACGCGGGAAAGTCGACGCTCATATCGCGCATATCGAGCGCGCACCCAAAGATCGCCGGTTACCCGTTCACGACCAAAGCGCCGGTCCTGGGCGTTGTGAAGATGTACGCCGGCGCGCATTTTGTGATCGCCGAGATACCCGGCCTCATCGAGGGTGCGCACCTCGGAAAGGGGCTTGGGGACAGGTTCCTGCGGCACGTGGAACGGACGAAGGTGCTTCTCCACCTGGTGGACATATCGGGGTGGGAGGGGAGGGACCCGGCGGGCGATTACAGGAAACTGAACAAAGAACTAAAGCTCTACAGCAGGGAACTCGGCGCGAAACCGCAGATCGTCGCGCTGAATAAAACGGACCTCCCTGAGGCCAAAAAGAATATACAGAAGTTCAAAAAGGCGTTCCCGCGGCTGAAGGTATTTCCGGTATCGGCCGAAACGGGCGAGGGGATAAAAGAGCTGCTCACGGCTATATATAAAAAGGTCAGGGCAGAGAGAAAAAATGGCTAA
- a CDS encoding 50S ribosomal protein L27, which translates to MAHMINGRDGQPKNLGIKRFSAQKVKAGTIILKQHGRVFKPGRNVGAGRDDTLYALIDGKVVFGQSKVVSVVKSAK; encoded by the coding sequence ATGGCTCACATGATAAACGGACGCGACGGTCAGCCTAAGAACCTGGGGATCAAGCGTTTCAGCGCCCAGAAGGTGAAGGCCGGCACGATAATACTGAAGCAGCACGGCCGCGTATTCAAGCCGGGGCGTAACGTCGGCGCCGGCAGGGACGACACGCTCTACGCGCTCATCGACGGGAAGGTCGTCTTCGGCCAGAGCAAGGTTGTAAGCGTCGTCAAATCCGCAAAATAA
- the rplU gene encoding 50S ribosomal protein L21 encodes MYAVVETGGKQYKVAKNDVLLVEKLKAKEGAEVKLGKVLILKEGNSVHFGTPHVKGAHVICEALGTVRGDKVIAFKYKRRKSEKKKIGHRQDYTRIKVKEIEIAKG; translated from the coding sequence ATGTACGCAGTTGTGGAAACAGGCGGGAAACAGTATAAAGTAGCCAAGAACGATGTGCTCCTGGTCGAAAAGCTGAAGGCCAAAGAAGGCGCCGAGGTGAAACTCGGCAAGGTCCTTATCCTGAAGGAAGGCAACTCCGTCCACTTTGGGACGCCGCACGTAAAGGGGGCGCATGTGATATGCGAGGCGCTCGGCACGGTACGGGGCGACAAGGTCATCGCCTTCAAGTATAAGAGGCGGAAGAGCGAGAAGAAGAAGATAGGCCACAGGCAGGATTACACCAGGATAAAAGTCAAAGAGATCGAGATAGCGAAAGGATAA